The Paraphotobacterium marinum genome contains a region encoding:
- the uspE gene encoding universal stress protein UspE has product MKIEVLMVIYDFSFEMTSMISKEERHNMRDAVLKQQKNWIFEAIKEQNEHNFDVSISVLWHNRPFEAIINHVIDNKNDLVIKATHHHDKLGSLIFTPTDWHLLRKCPSPLLLVKNLEWQPGQKIVSSVHVGSENKDHIKLNSKIVAETIKISKILDGEVNLLNSYPPTPVNITVEIPEFDPNTYSKTMRNHHILGMKALRQNFGLPEEKTFVLEGIPSDIIPQFCDDHNAEVVVLGTTGRTGLSAVFIGNTAESIIDKVKSDVLAIKPDGYVSPLDPENLYNS; this is encoded by the coding sequence GTGAAAATTGAAGTATTAATGGTCATTTATGATTTCTCCTTCGAGATGACATCGATGATTTCAAAAGAAGAACGTCACAATATGCGTGATGCAGTTTTAAAACAACAAAAAAACTGGATATTCGAGGCTATTAAAGAACAAAATGAGCACAATTTTGATGTTAGTATTTCTGTTCTTTGGCATAATCGTCCTTTTGAAGCAATCATCAACCATGTTATCGATAACAAAAATGATCTTGTTATCAAAGCAACTCATCATCATGATAAGTTAGGCTCTTTAATTTTCACTCCTACAGACTGGCATCTTCTTAGAAAATGTCCTTCCCCTCTATTATTAGTGAAAAATTTAGAATGGCAACCAGGCCAAAAAATCGTTTCTTCTGTTCATGTTGGTAGTGAAAATAAAGACCACATCAAACTAAATTCAAAAATAGTTGCCGAAACCATAAAAATTTCCAAAATATTAGATGGTGAAGTAAATTTGCTAAATTCATACCCACCAACACCGGTCAACATAACGGTAGAAATTCCTGAGTTTGACCCAAATACTTATTCTAAAACAATGAGAAATCATCATATACTAGGTATGAAAGCTTTGAGACAAAACTTTGGCCTTCCAGAGGAAAAAACTTTTGTTTTAGAAGGCATACCTAGTGATATTATCCCCCAGTTTTGTGATGATCATAACGCAGAAGTTGTTGTTCTTGGAACTACTGGTAGAACAGGGTTATCAGCCGTATTTATTGGAAATACAGCTGAAAGTATAATTGATAAAGTCAAGTCAGATGTTTTAGCTATAAAACCCGATGGTTATGTAAGTCCCCTAGATCCAGAAAACTTATATAACTCTTGA
- a CDS encoding aldo/keto reductase, which produces MKYSILGNTTSKISRICLGTMTWGHQNTELEAFEQMDFALSKGVNFWDTAEMYPVPPNANSYGKTEIIIGNWLASRKQRDEVFLATKISPISWARNEKSPSINSENIKLAVNNSLKRLKTDYIDLFQLHWVTNRPNYHFANWWGYEPPENNKSKNQICENIIEILNTCDGLIKEGKIKHIGLSNDSAWGINQFCRLSEKFNLPRIVSVQNEYNLLRRRDEHDVMETCSLEGISYLSWSPLQMGVLSGKYLEGIPLKGTRFSKEWDPHGRYAPRINPKVQLAVQHYLEIAKKFRLDLCQLSIAFTLRKKYMSSSIVGATSLEQLNNNINSIELNLNKEILEQIELVRKEFPVPF; this is translated from the coding sequence ATGAAATATTCAATTTTAGGAAATACAACATCTAAAATCAGTAGAATTTGTTTAGGTACAATGACATGGGGTCATCAAAACACAGAATTAGAAGCATTTGAGCAGATGGATTTTGCATTATCAAAAGGAGTAAATTTTTGGGATACTGCTGAGATGTACCCTGTTCCCCCAAACGCTAATAGCTATGGCAAAACAGAAATTATTATTGGTAATTGGTTAGCATCAAGAAAACAGCGTGATGAGGTTTTTTTAGCTACAAAAATTTCCCCAATATCTTGGGCTAGAAATGAAAAGTCTCCATCTATAAATTCTGAAAATATAAAATTAGCTGTGAACAATAGTCTGAAAAGATTAAAAACAGATTATATTGATTTATTTCAGTTGCATTGGGTTACAAATAGGCCTAATTATCATTTTGCCAATTGGTGGGGATATGAGCCTCCAGAAAATAACAAATCTAAAAATCAAATATGCGAAAATATAATTGAGATATTAAATACATGTGATGGTTTGATTAAAGAGGGGAAAATAAAGCATATTGGGCTATCTAATGATTCAGCATGGGGCATTAATCAGTTTTGTCGATTGTCAGAAAAATTTAATTTACCGCGTATTGTCAGTGTTCAAAATGAATATAATCTTCTAAGAAGGAGAGATGAGCATGATGTAATGGAAACATGCTCGCTCGAAGGTATTTCTTACTTGTCTTGGTCACCATTACAGATGGGTGTATTAAGTGGTAAATATTTAGAAGGCATACCATTAAAGGGGACAAGATTCTCAAAAGAATGGGATCCTCATGGACGTTACGCACCTAGAATTAATCCTAAAGTTCAACTAGCAGTCCAGCATTATTTGGAAATCGCAAAAAAATTTAGATTAGATCTTTGTCAGCTATCCATTGCTTTTACTTTAAGAAAAAAATATATGTCCTCATCAATAGTAGGTGCAACTAGTTTAGAACAGTTAAATAATAATATTAACTCTATTGAATTAAATCTTAATAAAGAGATATTAGAACAAATAGAATTGGTTAGGAAGGAGTTTCCAGTTCCATTTTAA
- the ccoS gene encoding cbb3-type cytochrome oxidase assembly protein CcoS, whose protein sequence is MTLKILIILIPIAIFFTIIAIYFFHWAIKQKQYEDLEKETFNIFNEGSPNLHTKNKKND, encoded by the coding sequence ATGACTTTAAAAATCTTAATTATTTTAATTCCTATCGCTATTTTTTTTACCATTATTGCTATTTATTTTTTTCATTGGGCTATCAAACAAAAGCAATATGAAGATTTAGAAAAAGAGACTTTCAATATTTTTAATGAAGGCAGTCCAAATTTACATACTAAAAATAAAAAAAATGATTGA
- the ttcA gene encoding tRNA 2-thiocytidine(32) synthetase TtcA encodes MLQKLSNNQLKLQKKIRGLTGKAIKQYNMIEDGDKIIAAISGGKDSFVMLDTLLHFKKVAPIKFEVVAVNLDQKQPGFPEHVLPEYFEKHNIDYYIIDKDTYSIVKEKLPEGKTTCSLCSRLRRGSLYSFAEEINATKIALGHHMDDVVETLFLNMFNNAKLKAMPPKLLSDDKRNIVIRPLTFCRESDIAKYAKICQFPIIPCNLCGSQENLQRKVIKSMLLTWEKDHPGRIENIFNSIRNISSSQLADEKVFDFENLTLNRQESRAKYDHAGPQISHSNLIEIFHSI; translated from the coding sequence ATGTTACAAAAACTTTCAAATAATCAACTTAAATTACAAAAGAAAATTAGGGGATTAACAGGAAAAGCCATAAAACAATATAATATGATCGAAGATGGTGACAAAATTATTGCAGCTATTTCAGGCGGTAAAGATAGTTTCGTGATGCTAGATACTCTTTTACACTTTAAAAAAGTTGCTCCAATCAAATTCGAAGTTGTCGCGGTTAATTTGGATCAAAAACAGCCCGGTTTTCCAGAGCATGTATTACCAGAATATTTTGAAAAACATAATATAGATTATTACATTATCGACAAAGATACATACTCTATTGTAAAAGAAAAATTACCCGAAGGTAAGACAACTTGTTCATTATGTTCTAGATTAAGAAGAGGTTCACTGTATAGCTTTGCAGAGGAAATTAATGCAACTAAAATCGCTTTAGGTCACCATATGGATGACGTTGTTGAAACCCTATTTTTAAATATGTTCAATAATGCAAAATTAAAAGCAATGCCCCCAAAATTGTTGAGTGACGACAAGAGAAATATTGTTATACGTCCATTAACCTTTTGTAGAGAAAGCGATATTGCAAAATATGCAAAAATTTGTCAGTTTCCGATCATCCCTTGTAATTTATGTGGTTCTCAGGAAAACCTTCAACGCAAAGTGATCAAGTCAATGCTTTTGACTTGGGAAAAAGATCATCCAGGTCGAATTGAAAATATATTTAACAGTATTAGAAATATTAGTTCTTCTCAACTTGCTGATGAAAAAGTTTTTGACTTTGAGAACCTTACACTTAATAGGCAAGAATCAAGAGCTAAATATGATCATGCTGGTCCACAAATTTCTCATTCTAATTTGATAGAAATATTTCATAGTATTTAA
- a CDS encoding sulfite exporter TauE/SafE family protein, whose amino-acid sequence MIDIFLSSFFIGVIGSTHCLSMCAGISCLVCMNKKNSNIHIIMYNLGRISSYVIAGILVTYLSSLLFSLISLSKYLITLKILANLLVCFIGLYLLGISSIIKSLEHFGFFIWTKSFSKLTKPFSSNSLTSRIFTGFIWGWIPCGLVYSSLSYAALTGDILQGSLIMLCFGLGTLPMMFFVGKASLQSKGLIFKKYIKYIGGLSLVIYGLFSIILNLRSVLSI is encoded by the coding sequence ATGATTGATATATTTTTATCATCTTTTTTCATCGGTGTAATAGGCTCTACTCATTGTCTATCTATGTGTGCAGGTATTTCTTGTTTAGTATGTATGAACAAAAAAAACTCCAATATTCATATTATAATGTATAACCTTGGAAGAATATCAAGTTATGTTATTGCTGGTATTTTAGTTACTTATTTATCCTCTTTGCTTTTTTCATTAATAAGTTTATCAAAGTACCTCATCACTTTGAAAATACTTGCTAATCTTTTAGTCTGTTTTATTGGCTTATATCTTTTGGGTATAAGTTCAATTATAAAATCTTTGGAACATTTTGGTTTTTTTATTTGGACTAAATCATTTTCAAAATTAACCAAGCCGTTTTCATCTAACTCACTGACTTCAAGGATTTTCACTGGATTTATTTGGGGTTGGATTCCTTGTGGATTAGTCTATTCTTCATTAAGCTATGCCGCATTAACGGGTGATATACTCCAAGGAAGTCTTATAATGCTATGTTTTGGATTGGGGACCTTGCCTATGATGTTTTTTGTTGGTAAAGCATCGCTTCAATCAAAAGGGCTAATTTTTAAAAAATACATTAAATATATAGGCGGTTTATCTCTTGTAATTTATGGTCTATTCTCAATTATATTAAATCTAAGATCTGTATTAAGTATCTAA
- a CDS encoding DUF2076 domain-containing protein encodes MQEQERLLIENLAQRLKSTQVEHVDVEANDLINKLIASEKNALYLLTQAVLLQEQALTSAQEKIKELEDKIESLEKEPPKTSFLGGLFGNNAAKQETDSNSGQSRQSAASKDFDPRDYASSQRQEPPIQNGQFQQGAAGSNRMSGGSSFLAQAASTAAGVAGGALLFQGISHLFSGSSNGFLAGSGQTSETVNNETINNETINNASVDDPSIADHVAQNDSYLQDNQIDNDLSSDWGDDSGGFGFDDFGGDDW; translated from the coding sequence ATGCAAGAACAAGAAAGACTTTTGATTGAAAATTTAGCACAAAGATTAAAATCAACTCAAGTGGAGCACGTTGACGTAGAAGCAAATGATTTAATCAATAAATTGATTGCTTCTGAAAAAAATGCTTTATATTTATTAACACAGGCAGTTTTATTACAAGAACAAGCATTAACTAGTGCCCAAGAAAAAATAAAAGAGCTTGAGGATAAGATTGAGTCTTTAGAGAAGGAACCCCCAAAGACTAGTTTTTTAGGTGGTTTATTTGGCAACAATGCCGCAAAACAGGAAACTGACTCAAACTCAGGACAATCTAGACAAAGTGCAGCTTCGAAAGATTTTGATCCAAGAGACTATGCTTCTTCTCAAAGACAAGAACCACCTATTCAGAATGGGCAATTTCAACAAGGAGCTGCTGGCTCAAATCGAATGAGTGGCGGAAGCAGTTTTCTAGCTCAAGCAGCATCAACTGCCGCAGGGGTAGCCGGTGGAGCTTTATTGTTTCAGGGTATTTCTCATTTATTTTCGGGTTCATCAAATGGTTTTTTAGCAGGTTCAGGTCAAACTTCTGAAACTGTAAATAACGAGACTATAAATAATGAGACTATAAATAATGCAAGTGTTGATGATCCATCAATTGCCGACCATGTCGCACAAAATGATTCATATTTACAAGATAATCAAATAGATAATGACCTTTCATCTGACTGGGGTGATGACAGCGGTGGCTTTGGTTTTGATGATTTTGGTGGAGACGACTGGTAA
- a CDS encoding heavy metal translocating P-type ATPase, translating to MCKQECFHCGETIKNKELFLEINNKQEVFCCIGCLSIANILKENNLLSFYQFRKDKNQTQIIPENLKVFDHENVQKKYTSSTKVNTNEITLVISNISCAACSWVIEQSLERANGIISVKVNSQSSRAHIHWNPTELKLSDILFKIHQLGFKGVPYNKTNEEENFIQEQKKLIKKIGISSICSMQVMMFTIILYYEFFNFIESTYIQIFRWLCFIFCLPVITYCASEFYKNTYKGFKLKMINMDCTISVAIIALFFSSFYYTITMTHEVYYESICMFVTIILSCKYFQKTTLHKTFFKTQYSSDLPLTVKNTNNEIILTDELKVGDEIIVPAGHIIGADGQVSSGVSSVNESILTGEFKPQKKTKKDSVFAGTKNIDSEIIVTVGKIPSEFYINQISSINEKALMHKPHILLWAEKTSQYFLLFIFTLSFLCYLFWAGANTNQALYFSITVLVASCPCALTLSIPAAVASLLFRLNREGFFIKKGSIIEIIPKIKTIYFDKTGTLSKGDFSLIKVKLYKGFHQFDKNKILAICASLEKNSTHPIGKPFLKYVDEKVNVSSVKVFASKGVVGRFNSDTYKIGKIDFVEQSTSKKNDLNYNVFLSKNNKIIAAFLLQDKLRNDTASVLSFFAKLKKKVIILTGDTQKNTQTLLKELPINNICADMTAHQKHEVIKKNKNEIMMSVGDGANDANFLAESYLSVAMNQSANITKQSADIILAKDNISLIKKLFQYTTIANLIIKQNIIISFFYNIVMIPLAFFGFLSPLIAAAGMSLSSIVVILNSLRLTKKRSFL from the coding sequence ATGTGTAAGCAAGAATGTTTCCATTGTGGAGAAACCATAAAAAATAAAGAATTATTTTTAGAAATAAATAATAAACAGGAAGTTTTTTGTTGCATTGGGTGTCTTTCAATTGCAAATATTTTAAAAGAAAACAATCTATTATCATTTTATCAGTTCAGAAAGGACAAAAATCAAACTCAAATAATTCCAGAAAATTTAAAAGTATTTGATCATGAAAACGTTCAAAAAAAATATACCTCCTCAACTAAAGTAAACACCAATGAAATTACCCTTGTAATATCAAATATTTCTTGTGCTGCTTGCTCATGGGTGATCGAGCAAAGCTTAGAAAGAGCAAATGGCATTATATCAGTTAAAGTAAACAGTCAATCCTCACGAGCACATATTCATTGGAACCCAACAGAATTAAAACTTTCTGATATTTTATTTAAGATTCATCAACTGGGCTTTAAAGGTGTACCCTACAACAAAACAAATGAAGAAGAAAATTTTATTCAAGAACAAAAAAAACTAATAAAAAAAATTGGAATATCTTCAATCTGTTCAATGCAAGTTATGATGTTTACCATAATACTATATTATGAATTTTTTAATTTTATAGAGTCAACCTATATTCAAATTTTTAGATGGTTATGTTTTATTTTCTGTTTACCCGTAATTACCTATTGTGCTTCTGAGTTTTATAAAAACACATACAAAGGTTTTAAACTAAAAATGATTAATATGGATTGTACTATTTCCGTAGCCATTATTGCTTTATTCTTTTCTAGCTTTTATTACACCATTACAATGACTCATGAAGTTTATTATGAGTCGATCTGTATGTTTGTAACAATCATATTGTCCTGTAAATATTTTCAAAAAACCACTCTTCATAAAACATTTTTTAAAACACAATACAGTTCAGATCTGCCTTTGACGGTTAAAAACACAAATAATGAAATAATTTTAACCGACGAGCTAAAAGTCGGAGATGAAATAATTGTCCCTGCGGGTCATATTATTGGGGCTGATGGTCAAGTTTCATCGGGGGTTTCCTCTGTAAATGAAAGTATTTTAACAGGAGAGTTTAAACCTCAAAAAAAAACAAAAAAAGACTCTGTTTTTGCAGGTACTAAAAATATCGATTCTGAAATTATAGTTACCGTAGGTAAAATACCCTCTGAGTTTTATATCAATCAAATTAGCTCAATTAATGAAAAGGCATTAATGCACAAGCCGCATATATTGTTATGGGCGGAAAAAACATCTCAATACTTTTTGCTTTTTATATTTACCCTCTCATTTCTATGTTATTTATTCTGGGCCGGTGCTAATACAAATCAAGCACTCTACTTTTCAATAACCGTTCTAGTTGCAAGTTGTCCTTGTGCTTTAACATTATCAATTCCTGCGGCTGTAGCAAGCTTGTTGTTTCGATTAAATCGAGAAGGGTTTTTTATTAAAAAAGGAAGTATTATTGAAATAATCCCAAAGATTAAAACTATTTATTTTGATAAAACAGGTACCTTATCTAAAGGTGATTTTTCATTAATAAAAGTTAAATTGTATAAAGGATTTCATCAATTTGATAAAAATAAGATATTAGCTATTTGTGCTTCATTGGAAAAAAACTCCACTCACCCAATAGGAAAGCCTTTTTTAAAGTATGTGGATGAAAAAGTTAATGTATCAAGTGTAAAAGTTTTTGCATCAAAAGGAGTTGTGGGTAGATTTAACAGCGATACTTATAAAATTGGAAAGATTGACTTTGTGGAACAAAGTACCTCCAAGAAAAATGATTTAAATTATAATGTTTTTCTGAGTAAAAATAATAAAATTATTGCCGCTTTTCTACTTCAAGATAAGTTAAGAAACGATACAGCTTCTGTTTTAAGTTTTTTTGCAAAATTAAAGAAAAAGGTAATTATTTTAACAGGCGATACACAAAAAAATACGCAAACTCTACTTAAAGAGCTCCCGATTAACAACATATGTGCGGATATGACAGCACATCAAAAGCATGAAGTTATTAAAAAAAACAAAAATGAAATAATGATGTCTGTTGGTGATGGAGCAAACGATGCAAACTTTCTTGCTGAATCATATTTATCTGTTGCCATGAATCAATCAGCCAATATTACAAAGCAGTCTGCTGATATCATCTTAGCCAAAGATAATATCTCATTAATTAAAAAGCTTTTTCAATATACAACTATTGCAAATTTAATCATTAAACAAAATATCATCATTTCTTTTTTTTATAATATCGTAATGATACCTTTGGCATTCTTTGGTTTTTTATCACCTTTGATTGCAGCAGCTGGTATGTCATTAAGCTCTATTGTGGTAATACTTAACTCATTAAGACTAACTAAGAAAAGGAGTTTTTTATGA